Proteins encoded by one window of Thalassoroseus pseudoceratinae:
- a CDS encoding type II and III secretion system protein family protein, which translates to MNRKRLRAGNNRVSRFIAVCTLVATVTLVSPSVSFAQTAEVDQSVSSNDPVFVVNKPESQTQITEKFSKVLKLPQRISRVDGFDPVVLNVTALSATSFRLQALTPGVTTVVFTDEFGAVYTVETFVAGDVRHLQAYIDRLFPGSAVKAVAVQDSVVLRGWVTRPEEITKIVEIAERFYPTVLNQMYVGGMQQVILKCRVMEVQRSKIRQLGLNFLYVNDNGFVGSTPGTLVPLSNSTANFTGNGAGGQGLEILNTALSSLSLAGGIVDDNNIFQSFLDALKQERLLKILAEPTLNTTNGRPAQMLAGGEFPIVVPQSLGTTTIEWREFGVRMEAVPTILGAGRVRLELQPEVSERDFSNSVNINGFTVPGLTTRRVNTQVEMKFGQTYMLAGLLSLRRTATTSKIPFLGELPWIGAAFRRVQYDEGETELVILVTPELAGPLEPHEVPAGGPGLSTDVPTDRELYRDGFIEVPNYGGVCPDCEPSGVPFSRVHYAGPDTGAGMMPAAPAMAPGPEQIAPPTSDYEPVMEAGPTAMPQAEPVAPLQPVQPQPESAFELPRLGVPTPNNSMPQPPPLPTTQRRSGGQNWQPANDSRVVPAGNRYSAPSRSGLIAPQ; encoded by the coding sequence ATGAACCGGAAACGGCTCCGCGCCGGCAACAATCGCGTTAGCAGATTCATCGCGGTTTGCACGCTCGTCGCGACCGTGACTCTGGTTTCGCCGTCGGTGTCCTTCGCTCAAACGGCGGAGGTCGACCAATCGGTGTCGTCAAACGATCCCGTTTTCGTGGTGAACAAACCGGAATCGCAGACGCAGATTACGGAAAAGTTCTCCAAAGTCTTGAAGTTGCCGCAGCGAATTTCCCGTGTTGACGGGTTCGATCCGGTGGTGCTCAACGTCACCGCGTTGTCCGCAACGAGCTTCCGGTTGCAAGCACTCACGCCCGGCGTGACGACCGTTGTCTTCACCGATGAATTCGGTGCCGTCTATACGGTCGAAACATTCGTGGCTGGCGACGTGCGACACCTGCAAGCCTACATCGATCGCCTGTTCCCCGGCTCCGCAGTGAAAGCGGTGGCTGTGCAAGACAGTGTTGTCCTTCGCGGGTGGGTCACGCGACCGGAGGAAATCACCAAGATCGTCGAGATCGCGGAACGATTCTACCCAACGGTTCTGAATCAAATGTACGTCGGCGGGATGCAACAAGTCATTCTGAAATGCCGCGTGATGGAAGTTCAACGCTCGAAAATTCGTCAGCTAGGTTTGAACTTCCTATATGTCAACGACAACGGTTTCGTGGGCTCGACGCCGGGAACGTTGGTTCCGCTTTCGAACTCGACTGCCAACTTCACTGGGAATGGTGCCGGCGGACAGGGGCTTGAAATCCTCAACACCGCACTCAGTTCGCTGTCGCTGGCAGGTGGGATTGTTGACGACAACAACATCTTCCAAAGTTTCTTGGATGCTTTGAAGCAAGAGCGGTTGTTGAAAATCCTCGCCGAACCAACCCTGAACACAACCAACGGCCGCCCGGCTCAAATGCTGGCGGGTGGGGAATTCCCGATTGTGGTGCCGCAATCGTTGGGGACGACCACAATCGAATGGCGTGAGTTCGGGGTCCGAATGGAAGCTGTTCCGACAATCCTCGGAGCTGGTCGCGTGCGGTTGGAACTTCAACCGGAAGTCAGCGAACGGGACTTCTCGAATTCCGTCAACATCAACGGGTTCACCGTGCCGGGTTTGACGACTCGCCGCGTGAACACACAAGTCGAGATGAAGTTCGGACAAACCTATATGCTGGCCGGTTTGCTTTCACTGCGTCGAACAGCAACCACCAGTAAAATTCCGTTCCTTGGCGAATTGCCTTGGATCGGTGCCGCCTTCCGACGCGTTCAATATGACGAAGGCGAAACGGAACTCGTGATCCTCGTCACGCCGGAACTTGCTGGTCCTCTTGAACCTCACGAAGTTCCAGCCGGTGGTCCTGGCTTGAGTACCGATGTGCCAACCGACCGTGAACTCTACCGTGATGGCTTCATCGAAGTGCCAAATTACGGTGGCGTTTGCCCAGACTGCGAACCAAGTGGTGTCCCGTTCAGCCGAGTCCACTATGCCGGTCCTGACACGGGTGCCGGAATGATGCCGGCGGCTCCGGCAATGGCTCCAGGTCCGGAACAGATTGCACCTCCGACTTCGGATTACGAACCGGTCATGGAAGCAGGTCCAACGGCGATGCCTCAGGCAGAACCAGTTGCACCGTTGCAACCGGTCCAACCACAGCCTGAGTCTGCCTTTGAACTGCCGCGGTTAGGTGTTCCGACGCCGAACAACTCGATGCCACAACCACCGCCACTGCCGACGACGCAGCGTCGATCAGGCGGTCAGAACTGGCAGCCTGCCAACGATTCGCGAGTTGTTCCCGCGGGAAATCGTTACTCAGCTCCCTCGCGAAGTGGACTGATTGCACCGCAATAA
- a CDS encoding 3-keto-disaccharide hydrolase, producing MRIPIVVLLAGLISCGLNISDRIASAAGPGIAATSVEQVDEDFAFQGEFSGQGAIHQNGGFETHKLGLQVAAQGKGEFIGVVYLGGLPGSGWDRETKFKVRGVRQGDQIELLGDGLQVEVTKSAAKLASTEKLMVGDLTKVERHSPTIGKAAPSNAVTIFDGSLSSEHLKNGAIDEEGFLKEGCEIVMPANDFTLHLEFKLPYMPECRGQSRANSGVYIHSRYEVQVLDSFALDGVFNECGALYRYQPPKLNMCLPPLTWQTYDILYIAPRFDAEGKKIKNAVISVHHNGVPVQDQFEIERGTGAGQKVGEGPNPLPIKLQNHRDPVRYRNIWMIPHRNAEPPSLAKR from the coding sequence ATGCGTATTCCGATAGTCGTGTTGCTCGCCGGCTTGATTTCCTGTGGGCTGAATATTTCTGATCGCATCGCCTCTGCCGCCGGTCCCGGAATTGCCGCGACATCCGTTGAACAAGTCGACGAGGATTTCGCATTCCAAGGAGAATTCAGCGGCCAGGGTGCGATTCACCAGAATGGTGGTTTCGAGACGCACAAGTTAGGGCTCCAAGTCGCCGCCCAAGGCAAAGGGGAGTTCATCGGTGTTGTGTATCTCGGTGGGCTGCCAGGGTCCGGTTGGGATCGCGAAACCAAGTTCAAAGTCCGTGGCGTTCGTCAGGGCGATCAAATCGAATTGCTCGGCGATGGTCTTCAAGTTGAGGTCACGAAGTCAGCCGCGAAGTTGGCTTCGACGGAAAAGCTCATGGTCGGTGATCTGACCAAAGTCGAGCGGCACAGTCCCACGATCGGCAAGGCTGCTCCTTCGAATGCCGTCACAATCTTCGATGGAAGCCTTTCCAGCGAACACCTCAAGAACGGTGCTATCGACGAAGAAGGATTTCTGAAAGAGGGATGTGAAATCGTCATGCCCGCGAACGATTTCACCCTGCATTTGGAATTCAAACTGCCATACATGCCCGAGTGTCGGGGGCAAAGTCGGGCCAACAGTGGTGTGTACATTCACAGTCGCTATGAAGTTCAGGTCCTCGATTCGTTTGCTCTCGACGGTGTGTTTAACGAATGTGGTGCCCTGTACCGCTACCAGCCGCCGAAGCTAAACATGTGCTTGCCACCACTGACCTGGCAAACCTACGACATTCTCTACATCGCTCCTCGTTTCGACGCCGAAGGCAAGAAGATCAAGAACGCCGTGATTTCGGTGCATCACAACGGTGTGCCCGTCCAAGATCAGTTCGAAATCGAACGCGGAACCGGTGCCGGGCAGAAGGTTGGCGAAGGCCCGAATCCCCTGCCCATCAAACTGCAAAATCACAGGGATCCCGTTCGTTATCGCAATATCTGGATGATTCCTCATCGCAATGCCGAACCACCTTCGTTGGCCAAACGATAA
- the murG gene encoding undecaprenyldiphospho-muramoylpentapeptide beta-N-acetylglucosaminyltransferase, whose amino-acid sequence MTRRTVLFAGGGTGGHLIPGIAVAEELTRCDPQIRCVFVGSDRPLERDILASAGYEHFSIPVPTPRETVRRPVRSTFQISRSLQLLRRIFRDCTPSAVIGLGGLASGLPIWFGRRHRLPTILLEQNIVAGRMTRLFAGNASAVCTSFPETDFGSNCPRNVVSTGNPLRESITALSGNRINPSNQTLLILGGSQGASAVNDRVLSLLPSLKPQTAGWKIVHQTGALDEQRVRDRYDELGISATVSRFMSDLSKHYANAELAISRAGATTLSELACVGVPAILVPYPTAKDDHQRKNAQFFADAGAAVVMEQNANQTEWIELGQRLLCDSAMRAKMRQAMTSLAKPNATSEVASIIMSVLTPQ is encoded by the coding sequence ATGACACGTAGAACCGTGTTGTTCGCGGGTGGCGGAACCGGGGGACATCTCATACCGGGCATTGCGGTCGCTGAGGAACTTACTCGCTGCGATCCGCAAATTCGCTGCGTCTTCGTCGGTTCTGATCGGCCGCTCGAACGCGACATCCTGGCGTCCGCCGGTTACGAGCATTTTTCCATTCCGGTACCGACACCAAGAGAGACCGTGCGACGACCCGTCCGATCCACATTCCAAATTTCTCGCAGCCTGCAATTACTGAGACGCATTTTTCGAGATTGCACACCGTCGGCAGTGATCGGTTTGGGAGGATTGGCCTCGGGGTTGCCGATCTGGTTCGGACGACGACATCGTCTGCCCACGATTTTGTTAGAACAAAACATTGTCGCCGGTCGGATGACGCGGTTATTCGCTGGGAATGCCTCTGCCGTCTGCACCAGCTTTCCCGAGACAGATTTTGGCAGCAATTGCCCTCGGAACGTGGTCTCGACCGGGAATCCACTTCGCGAATCGATCACAGCGTTGTCTGGGAACCGCATCAATCCATCGAACCAAACGCTTTTAATTCTTGGGGGAAGCCAGGGAGCAAGTGCTGTCAATGACCGTGTGCTGTCGCTCCTTCCGTCATTGAAACCCCAAACTGCCGGGTGGAAAATCGTTCATCAAACCGGAGCACTGGATGAACAGCGTGTTCGTGATCGATATGATGAACTTGGGATTTCCGCGACGGTCTCGCGTTTTATGTCTGATCTCTCCAAACACTACGCCAATGCGGAGTTGGCGATCTCTCGGGCGGGGGCGACGACGCTCAGTGAGCTGGCGTGTGTCGGCGTGCCGGCAATTCTAGTGCCCTACCCCACTGCCAAAGACGACCACCAACGTAAGAACGCTCAGTTCTTCGCGGACGCCGGTGCAGCAGTTGTGATGGAGCAAAACGCCAATCAGACGGAGTGGATCGAACTTGGGCAACGGCTGTTGTGTGATTCCGCCATGCGTGCCAAAATGCGGCAAGCGATGACTTCGCTAGCGAAACCCAACGCGACGAGCGAAGTCGCCAGTATCATCATGAGTGTTCTCACCCCCCAGTAA
- a CDS encoding DNA-3-methyladenine glycosylase family protein, with amino-acid sequence MAFRTVQVEQALAHLRSADPVLEDVIDRVGPFTLRAKRDRFAMLVRSILSQQISTKAAESIRNRLLTRLKPEPLKPGSLANLTDEDLRAVGLSGQKVRYLRDLIDHVQSGQIELATIGRRDDTEIIAALTQVKGIGEWTAQMFLIFSLGRMDVLPHADLGIRTALKNLYALDDLPNRADAERLAMPWRPYATIASWYCWRSLELTSPADSTE; translated from the coding sequence ATGGCATTTCGAACGGTGCAGGTCGAACAAGCGTTGGCACATTTGCGAAGTGCCGACCCGGTTCTTGAAGACGTGATCGATCGCGTGGGGCCTTTCACATTGCGGGCCAAACGCGATCGATTTGCCATGCTGGTTCGTTCGATTCTTTCGCAGCAGATCTCGACAAAGGCTGCGGAATCGATTCGAAACCGCTTGCTGACACGATTGAAGCCCGAGCCACTCAAACCGGGATCACTTGCCAATCTCACGGACGAAGATTTGCGAGCCGTCGGGCTTTCCGGCCAAAAAGTTCGATATCTCCGCGACTTGATCGATCACGTCCAGTCCGGGCAAATCGAATTGGCTACGATCGGCCGACGGGATGATACGGAAATTATCGCTGCACTCACACAGGTCAAAGGCATCGGTGAGTGGACCGCTCAGATGTTCCTGATCTTCTCGCTAGGCCGCATGGATGTGTTGCCGCACGCCGACTTGGGGATTCGCACCGCCCTCAAGAATCTGTACGCTCTCGATGACCTCCCCAACCGAGCCGACGCCGAACGTCTCGCAATGCCCTGGCGACCGTACGCGACGATTGCCAGCTGGTACTGTTGGCGAAGTTTGGAACTGACATCGCCGGCTGATTCCACGGAGTGA
- a CDS encoding NAD-dependent epimerase/dehydratase family protein has product MEITEQDVLLVTGATGLVGSHLVEAAHKRGLKTRAIVRPTSDTQFLDDLGVELVTGDLSDAESLKAAMDGVTLVVHCAAKVGDWGPVSDYRAVNVGGVKNLLAAMETAGTVRRMVHVSSLGVYPAKDHFGTDETTPISTTGIDGYTVSKAETEQAVRQHIDEHNLPAIILRPGFIYGPRDRTVFPRIMERLKSKQFRYLGSRDKLINNTYVSNLVDAIFLALESEEALGETLNITDARLVSKEELVAGIAEGVGYHVPTRTVPLPIAKGLARLLEGTYRLVGAKHAPILSSARIKFLGLNLDYSIEKARRVLGYAPAVDFQEGLQNTLEWYRQHDMVP; this is encoded by the coding sequence ATGGAAATCACGGAACAGGACGTTTTGCTGGTCACCGGAGCGACTGGGCTTGTCGGGAGTCATCTCGTTGAAGCTGCTCACAAACGCGGTTTGAAAACTCGCGCGATTGTCCGACCGACGAGTGACACGCAATTCCTAGATGACCTGGGCGTGGAATTGGTGACTGGCGATCTCAGCGACGCCGAATCGTTGAAAGCCGCAATGGATGGCGTCACCTTAGTGGTGCATTGTGCCGCGAAAGTCGGTGATTGGGGGCCAGTTTCGGACTATCGCGCTGTCAACGTCGGTGGAGTGAAGAACCTGCTAGCTGCAATGGAAACCGCTGGCACCGTGCGTCGAATGGTCCACGTCAGTTCGTTGGGGGTCTATCCGGCCAAAGATCATTTCGGAACCGATGAAACGACTCCTATCAGCACCACAGGAATTGACGGGTACACGGTTTCCAAAGCGGAAACAGAACAGGCGGTTCGGCAACACATCGACGAACACAACCTGCCAGCGATCATTTTACGTCCTGGTTTTATTTACGGGCCACGCGATCGCACGGTGTTCCCTCGGATCATGGAACGTCTGAAATCGAAGCAGTTCCGCTATCTTGGTTCGCGGGACAAGTTGATCAACAACACCTATGTCTCCAATCTGGTGGATGCCATTTTTCTCGCGTTGGAAAGCGAAGAAGCGTTGGGCGAGACTTTGAACATCACCGATGCGCGTTTGGTTTCCAAGGAAGAACTCGTGGCGGGGATTGCGGAGGGGGTGGGCTATCATGTGCCGACGCGAACCGTACCACTTCCGATCGCCAAAGGTTTGGCCCGACTGTTAGAAGGCACGTATCGCCTTGTAGGGGCGAAGCATGCACCGATCCTCTCCAGTGCCCGAATTAAGTTCCTCGGGCTGAACTTGGATTATTCCATCGAGAAGGCCCGTCGGGTGCTCGGATATGCTCCTGCAGTTGATTTCCAAGAGGGTTTACAGAACACTCTAGAGTGGTACCGCCAACACGACATGGTTCCCTAA
- a CDS encoding AAA family ATPase, whose protein sequence is MNNVVRVAIVDPNDATRSSLKSLLLGIDQIWLDADCSRYEFFSDVVGQSQPDIALVCLDSDPTKALALVGQLNRDMPGTNVLVVSSSNEGSIILQAMRNGAKEFLSSPLNLDDFLAALDRIKQTLTTRSGESNTRGSQVITVAGVSGGVGCTSLAINLSCILAKNPANSVACIDMDFALGDADVWLDIIPDYTIQDVSENISRLDYSLLKRSLTKHECGAFLLPRPVHLEENPIMSPDQMRRVISLLKATFTHLVIDVTKTFGPLDLAAMEASDATLLVTQLDLPSLRNAVRLLQFFDGLETFSDRVQVVINRLGLEDSQISLGKALETLGREISFEVPNDYATMVDSRNNGIPLIQKAPKAKLTKAIEKIARAFDDAKEEVVPEEDKKARKGLFGLFAGAK, encoded by the coding sequence ATGAACAACGTTGTGCGAGTGGCCATCGTCGACCCCAATGATGCGACCCGCTCCTCGTTGAAGAGCTTGTTGTTGGGTATCGATCAAATTTGGCTGGATGCCGATTGTTCTCGCTATGAGTTCTTCTCCGATGTTGTCGGGCAATCGCAACCAGATATCGCTTTGGTGTGTCTGGACAGCGATCCCACGAAAGCGTTGGCGTTGGTCGGTCAACTTAACCGAGACATGCCGGGCACGAACGTGCTTGTGGTAAGTAGTTCCAACGAAGGCAGCATCATTCTGCAGGCGATGCGAAATGGTGCGAAAGAGTTTCTCAGCTCACCCTTAAACTTGGACGACTTCCTGGCGGCGTTGGATCGAATCAAGCAAACGCTCACAACACGCAGCGGTGAAAGCAACACTCGTGGGAGTCAGGTCATCACGGTGGCTGGTGTTAGTGGTGGTGTCGGCTGCACGAGTCTGGCGATCAATCTGTCATGCATTCTCGCGAAGAATCCTGCGAATAGCGTAGCGTGCATCGACATGGATTTTGCCCTCGGCGATGCCGACGTTTGGTTGGACATCATTCCAGACTACACCATTCAGGATGTCTCCGAGAACATTTCACGACTCGATTACTCGTTACTCAAGCGGTCGCTGACGAAACACGAATGCGGTGCGTTTTTGCTGCCGCGTCCGGTGCATTTGGAAGAAAACCCGATCATGTCGCCGGATCAAATGCGGCGAGTGATCTCCTTGCTCAAAGCCACCTTTACGCACCTCGTGATCGACGTGACCAAGACATTCGGTCCGTTGGACTTGGCCGCGATGGAAGCATCCGATGCGACATTGCTGGTCACGCAGCTTGATCTCCCGAGCTTGCGAAATGCGGTGCGTTTGCTGCAATTCTTTGATGGCTTGGAAACGTTCAGCGACCGCGTTCAGGTTGTGATCAATCGGTTGGGGCTGGAGGATTCCCAAATCAGTTTGGGGAAAGCCTTAGAAACGTTGGGGCGAGAAATTTCCTTCGAGGTTCCCAACGATTACGCCACGATGGTGGACTCCCGGAACAACGGAATCCCGCTGATCCAGAAAGCTCCAAAAGCCAAACTCACAAAAGCGATCGAGAAAATCGCCCGCGCCTTTGACGATGCGAAAGAAGAAGTCGTCCCCGAGGAAGACAAGAAAGCTCGCAAGGGGTTGTTCGGCCTGTTCGCCGGTGCGAAGTAA
- a CDS encoding histone deacetylase family protein: MQLFYTDHFVLPLPTTHRFPMLKYSRLRERVSTADLVGTDNLRVPDAATNEQLMLAHQPDYIRRVADGELTRQEVKRIGFPWSRGLVERSRRSVGGTISACQSALECGVGGNLAGGTHHAFADRGEGYCVFNDAVVAARVLQSTGHARRIAIIDCDVHQGNGSAAMTVGDPTIFTFSIHGEKNWPHRKEQSDLDVGLPDGTEDEAYLVALRAGIDQTLTQAEPELVIYVAGADPYHADTLGRLRLSKSGLAQRDRLVIESCRERGIPVAVCMAGGYSPNIEDIVDIHFQTLRTLREFAD, from the coding sequence GTGCAGCTGTTTTATACCGACCATTTCGTGCTTCCCCTGCCGACGACGCACCGTTTCCCGATGTTGAAATACTCCCGGCTTCGTGAACGGGTTTCCACAGCGGATTTAGTCGGCACAGACAATTTGCGTGTACCGGACGCTGCCACGAATGAGCAACTCATGTTGGCACATCAACCCGACTACATACGACGAGTCGCTGACGGTGAACTGACTCGGCAGGAGGTCAAGCGGATCGGATTTCCATGGTCGCGAGGGTTGGTGGAGCGATCACGGCGGTCGGTGGGGGGCACGATTTCCGCCTGCCAATCGGCCCTAGAATGTGGTGTGGGTGGCAACCTTGCCGGAGGGACGCATCATGCGTTCGCCGATCGGGGAGAAGGTTACTGTGTGTTCAACGACGCTGTCGTTGCCGCTCGCGTGTTGCAATCGACGGGACACGCCCGGCGAATTGCGATCATCGACTGCGATGTTCATCAGGGCAACGGGTCCGCTGCTATGACGGTGGGAGACCCGACGATCTTCACGTTCTCTATCCACGGCGAAAAGAACTGGCCACACCGCAAGGAGCAGAGTGATCTCGATGTCGGTCTGCCGGACGGAACTGAAGACGAAGCTTATCTCGTCGCACTCCGAGCGGGAATCGATCAAACGCTAACGCAGGCGGAACCGGAACTGGTCATCTATGTGGCTGGTGCGGACCCGTATCATGCCGACACTTTGGGCCGCCTCAGATTATCAAAATCTGGTTTGGCCCAGAGAGATCGGCTTGTGATTGAGAGTTGCCGAGAACGCGGAATTCCTGTTGCGGTCTGCATGGCGGGGGGATATTCCCCAAACATCGAGGATATCGTGGATATCCATTTTCAAACGCTACGAACGCTCCGCGAGTTCGCCGATTGA
- the uvrB gene encoding excinuclease ABC subunit UvrB produces MPKFQVASEFAPAGDQPSAIASLVSGINEGKKDQVLLGVTGSGKTFTMANVIQQVQKPTLVLSHNKTLAAQLYGEFRDFFPNNAVTYFVSYYDYYQPEAYIPQRDIYIEKDSSINEEIDRLRLLATSALVSRRDVIVVASVSCIYGLGSPKDYLEMMIPLQVGKEIDRDELLRKLIDIQYDRNDVAFERGRFRVRGDVVEVWPAYEEFAYRVELWGDEVEKLSIIDPLTGEESKSLPDAYIYPAKHFVLPQSRIDSAMEEIDTELNTSLETFRKEGKLLEAQRLAARTRHDMELLKEVGFCPGIENYSRALAGRKPGQPPYTLLDFFPDDFLMIIDESHVTVPQIRAMFNGDQARKTTLVNHGFRLPMALDNRPLKFEEWDTIRKQTVFVSATPADWELEQSAGEIVEQVIRPTGLVDPVIHVVPARGQVPHLLEQVKIRIERGERTLITTLTKRLAEDLTTYMQEEGIRCQWLHSELDAIERVEILRELREGRFDAVIGVNLLREGLDLPEVSLVAILDADKEGFLRSETSLIQTIGRSARNVNAEVYLYADTVTNSMQRAIEETERRRALQLAYNEEHGITPETIRKAIRRGIEDEIEARQIEREATGQNETQFVTQEYLNELEAEMLAAAENLEFERAASLRDRITELQQKLGEKISVHSESAESNEPKRRGGRKGKGKRSRGTGKRVPKPQRPDS; encoded by the coding sequence ATGCCGAAATTTCAAGTTGCCAGCGAATTTGCCCCAGCGGGGGACCAACCATCTGCGATTGCGTCCCTCGTCTCCGGCATCAACGAGGGAAAAAAGGATCAGGTCCTGCTCGGTGTCACCGGGAGCGGTAAAACCTTCACGATGGCCAACGTCATCCAGCAGGTGCAAAAACCGACGTTGGTCCTCAGTCACAACAAAACGCTGGCGGCCCAACTCTACGGCGAATTCCGCGACTTCTTTCCGAACAACGCCGTCACATATTTCGTCAGCTACTACGACTACTATCAGCCGGAAGCGTACATCCCGCAGCGGGACATCTACATCGAAAAAGACTCCTCGATCAATGAGGAGATTGACCGCCTGCGGTTGCTCGCGACCAGTGCGTTGGTTAGTCGGCGGGATGTCATCGTGGTCGCCAGTGTGAGTTGTATTTACGGGTTGGGGTCGCCCAAAGACTACCTCGAAATGATGATTCCCCTGCAAGTCGGTAAGGAAATCGATCGTGATGAGCTGCTGCGAAAACTGATCGATATCCAATACGACCGCAACGATGTAGCGTTCGAGCGGGGTCGGTTCCGTGTGCGGGGTGATGTCGTCGAGGTTTGGCCAGCGTACGAGGAATTCGCCTATCGCGTTGAGTTGTGGGGCGATGAGGTCGAAAAACTTTCGATCATCGATCCGCTCACCGGCGAAGAGTCCAAGTCGCTGCCAGATGCGTATATCTATCCGGCGAAGCACTTTGTGTTGCCTCAGTCGCGAATCGACAGCGCGATGGAGGAAATCGATACCGAACTCAACACCTCACTAGAAACGTTTCGCAAAGAAGGCAAGTTGCTCGAAGCGCAGCGGTTGGCGGCCCGGACGCGACACGATATGGAACTGCTCAAAGAGGTCGGTTTCTGTCCGGGCATCGAGAACTACAGTCGGGCACTTGCCGGTCGAAAACCGGGACAACCACCGTACACCCTGCTCGACTTTTTCCCTGACGACTTCCTCATGATCATCGACGAGTCGCACGTCACGGTTCCGCAAATCCGGGCCATGTTCAATGGCGACCAGGCCCGAAAAACAACACTCGTCAATCACGGTTTTCGGCTGCCGATGGCTTTGGACAATCGGCCGTTGAAGTTTGAAGAATGGGACACGATCCGCAAGCAGACTGTATTCGTCTCGGCCACACCTGCTGATTGGGAGTTGGAACAATCGGCGGGTGAAATCGTCGAACAAGTGATTCGCCCGACCGGCCTGGTCGATCCAGTGATTCACGTGGTTCCCGCCCGTGGTCAGGTTCCGCATTTGTTGGAGCAGGTGAAAATTCGCATTGAGCGGGGCGAACGTACGTTGATCACTACGCTCACTAAGCGACTCGCCGAGGATCTGACAACCTACATGCAAGAAGAAGGCATCCGCTGCCAGTGGTTACACTCGGAGTTGGATGCCATCGAACGAGTGGAAATTCTTCGGGAACTTCGCGAAGGCCGGTTCGACGCCGTGATCGGCGTCAACTTGTTGCGGGAAGGTTTAGACCTGCCGGAAGTCTCGTTGGTCGCCATTTTGGATGCCGACAAGGAAGGTTTCCTGCGAAGCGAAACGAGTCTGATCCAAACGATCGGGCGGTCGGCTCGGAACGTGAACGCCGAGGTGTATTTATACGCCGACACGGTCACGAACAGTATGCAACGGGCCATCGAGGAAACCGAACGCCGGCGAGCCTTGCAATTGGCGTACAACGAAGAGCATGGAATCACGCCGGAAACCATCCGCAAAGCGATTCGTCGGGGCATCGAAGACGAGATCGAAGCCCGGCAGATCGAACGAGAAGCAACCGGCCAGAACGAAACCCAATTCGTCACACAGGAATATCTCAACGAGTTGGAAGCAGAAATGCTGGCCGCGGCCGAGAATCTGGAGTTTGAACGAGCGGCGAGTTTGCGAGACCGGATCACGGAACTGCAGCAAAAACTTGGGGAGAAAATCTCCGTTCACTCCGAGTCTGCAGAATCAAACGAACCGAAGCGTCGAGGCGGTCGCAAAGGAAAAGGCAAACGCTCCCGCGGAACTGGCAAACGCGTCCCTAAACCCCAACGACCTGATAGTTAA